In Blautia wexlerae DSM 19850, a single window of DNA contains:
- a CDS encoding methionine ABC transporter permease has translation MWDHETIMMIVQGVGETLYMTVLSTVLGYLFGLPMGVLLAVSDKEGLKPNAVLYKILDAIANIVRSIPFLILLILLIPFTRAVVGKSYGSTATVVPLVVAAIPFIARMVESSIKEVDAGVIEAARAMGASNIRIIVKVLLVEARTSLITGATIAIGTILGYSAMSGAVGGGGLGDIAIRYGYYRYQSDIMIVTVILLVVLVQIFQSVGMMIANKIDRRK, from the coding sequence ATGTGGGATCATGAAACAATAATGATGATTGTCCAGGGTGTGGGAGAAACACTTTACATGACAGTTCTTTCCACAGTTCTGGGATACCTGTTCGGACTTCCTATGGGAGTGCTGCTGGCAGTGTCTGATAAAGAGGGACTGAAACCAAATGCAGTGTTGTATAAGATACTGGATGCAATTGCAAATATTGTGAGAAGTATTCCGTTTCTGATCTTACTGATCCTGCTGATTCCTTTTACCAGAGCAGTGGTGGGAAAGAGCTATGGATCAACAGCAACGGTAGTTCCTCTGGTAGTGGCTGCCATTCCTTTTATCGCACGAATGGTGGAATCGTCTATTAAAGAGGTAGATGCAGGTGTGATCGAGGCAGCCAGAGCTATGGGTGCTAGTAATATAAGAATCATCGTGAAGGTTCTTCTGGTAGAAGCAAGAACTTCACTGATCACAGGAGCGACTATTGCGATTGGAACGATTCTTGGCTATTCGGCCATGTCCGGTGCAGTAGGAGGAGGCGGACTTGGTGATATCGCCATCCGCTATGGATATTACAGATATCAGTCAGATATCATGATCGTCACAGTTATCCTGCTGGTGGTGCTGGTACAGATTTTCCAGTCAGTGGGAATGATGATCGCAAATAAGATTGACAGAAGAAAGTAG
- a CDS encoding protein kinase domain-containing protein codes for MKENKIWNDYLPEDMQEHWTVYECLKESEDSSTFLVKETVTGILCVLKWGRNRQAEFLRNEMEIMEKMADRKLSGIPKTYRIFEENGEVYLVREYIEGMSLAQMVLQKGGISEAEICRISRKICQTAEQFQNPDEPMIHRDIKPENIVVTPGGEVVFIDFGTMRSYKKDGSRDTFVVGTRGTAAPEQYGYTQTDQRTDVYAIGQTMLYMVSESYEKNQLSECAVSRRMKKIIEKACSFEPDKRYGDAAQLRRAVEKCQANNRKKVYKKAGAVFGLIAAGYILAIFSPDGTVIENKRIETAEQSAAEEQIQAEITFREELIEEAVRKELGLSKTDKITASMLEDVRKLRIVGKEILDDEDTFWGEGHHVDGKDSSFGSVRGNITDLSDLAQMVNLEELALCNQKIEDISGLKELPLKKLYLSKNMITDFSVLLNLIDLDTLCIMENPAENLSVIGECTGILRLNIQGMNLTDIDFLKNLSLDYLDMSNVEVENNIFEPLAEMKKLDTLCMCDVNEAAAETLSQMSTLKALFMWGDSTILENLKPLKGMTQLETLAFTTQISSLEGIEQFPSLNFLSVSFSLVKDLSPVTGAKNLQVIDISNADIENFEPLFGHSGLTEVHCTEGQKEKIMKIDSSPDFEIYT; via the coding sequence ATGAAAGAGAACAAGATATGGAACGATTATTTGCCAGAAGACATGCAAGAACACTGGACTGTATATGAATGTCTGAAGGAAAGTGAAGATTCATCCACTTTCCTGGTGAAAGAGACAGTTACCGGAATCCTGTGCGTGCTTAAATGGGGGCGTAACAGGCAGGCAGAGTTTCTGCGCAATGAAATGGAAATCATGGAAAAAATGGCGGACAGGAAATTGTCCGGGATTCCAAAGACATACAGGATATTTGAAGAAAATGGCGAAGTGTATCTGGTAAGGGAATATATAGAGGGAATGTCTCTGGCTCAGATGGTTTTGCAAAAAGGTGGCATATCAGAAGCGGAAATCTGCAGGATCAGCAGGAAGATATGCCAGACAGCAGAGCAGTTTCAGAATCCGGATGAGCCTATGATACACCGGGATATAAAACCGGAGAATATAGTGGTCACACCTGGTGGTGAGGTGGTATTCATTGATTTCGGTACTATGCGCAGTTATAAAAAAGATGGGTCGCGTGATACTTTTGTGGTGGGTACCAGAGGAACTGCGGCGCCAGAGCAGTATGGCTATACACAGACAGACCAGCGTACAGATGTGTATGCAATCGGGCAGACAATGCTGTATATGGTTTCAGAGAGCTATGAAAAGAATCAGCTTTCTGAGTGTGCAGTGAGCCGGAGAATGAAAAAGATAATAGAGAAGGCCTGCTCTTTTGAGCCTGATAAAAGATATGGAGATGCTGCGCAATTAAGGAGAGCAGTTGAGAAATGTCAGGCGAACAATAGAAAAAAGGTTTATAAAAAAGCAGGCGCAGTCTTTGGACTGATTGCAGCAGGTTATATACTGGCAATTTTTTCCCCGGATGGCACAGTGATTGAAAACAAAAGGATTGAAACGGCAGAACAGAGTGCGGCAGAAGAACAGATACAGGCAGAGATAACCTTCAGAGAAGAACTGATAGAAGAAGCCGTGCGCAAGGAACTGGGGCTTTCAAAGACAGACAAAATAACTGCCTCTATGCTGGAGGATGTAAGGAAACTCCGCATTGTCGGAAAAGAAATTCTTGATGATGAGGACACATTCTGGGGTGAAGGCCACCATGTGGATGGAAAGGACAGCAGCTTCGGATCTGTGCGCGGAAATATTACAGATCTTTCGGATCTGGCACAAATGGTAAATCTGGAGGAACTTGCGCTGTGTAACCAGAAAATCGAAGATATTTCCGGGTTAAAAGAGTTGCCTTTGAAAAAACTTTATCTGAGCAAGAATATGATCACAGATTTCTCTGTGCTTTTGAATCTGATAGATCTGGATACCCTCTGTATTATGGAGAATCCGGCAGAGAATCTGTCAGTGATTGGAGAATGCACAGGCATTTTAAGATTAAATATACAGGGGATGAATCTGACAGATATAGACTTTCTGAAAAATCTGAGCCTGGATTACCTGGATATGAGTAATGTGGAAGTAGAAAACAATATATTTGAGCCATTGGCAGAGATGAAGAAACTGGATACTCTGTGCATGTGTGATGTAAATGAGGCGGCTGCCGAAACTCTTTCGCAGATGAGTACCTTAAAGGCGCTGTTCATGTGGGGGGATAGTACCATACTGGAGAATCTGAAACCATTGAAAGGGATGACACAGCTGGAGACACTTGCATTCACAACACAGATTTCCTCGTTGGAAGGAATCGAACAGTTTCCTTCATTAAATTTCCTGTCAGTGAGTTTCAGCCTGGTGAAAGATCTGTCTCCTGTCACAGGAGCAAAGAATCTGCAGGTAATAGATATTTCCAATGCAGATATTGAAAATTTTGAACCGCTGTTTGGACATTCGGGACTAACAGAGGTACACTGTACAGAGGGACAAAAAGAAAAAATCATGAAGATAGATTCTTCCCCTGATTTTGAAATTTATACATAA
- a CDS encoding leucine-rich repeat protein, whose translation MKKKQVALLLAALMCITSVAESAAVMGAEFSSGEETVEMQGTEEEAEAEDTAEIWTSGEEVSDFGTDEAPEVDGFTSEESEASTDAAGAKQVKGSFEVAYITEEQYNNALQNEERPEVDMKTVEDTTFSSALNSIEGENTGYCFVSVQDLEDAADFVAPEGMTVLVENARARSITPNGNIAFWGMIDPPETIEIKEGKGTTAFFCQDMRSVLKGTGSDDKVIFCGQNNAIGGISGVENIYLRNNSHDLQVFGSSEFFNIYNETDNIKNNPQEENAFFIHIVNSKTAPVFHKTFDWGTGEFENENGEKWSSPYGIGIIYNTSDEKSEWEDIPVPAGTQAVKYDMSDEDIVEMLSRIWVYSEDGTTQDMNGKIWNPDKDNAVDLQEFRDCEGMSAKEIFEAHGRAEFPDGGCVWINVAPTAQAERYINAYQKKNNASGYYLMNMKANTKISGTLTVPSAAKALKIEGQNNYDESTDTDNFVPVSISSVNVPAGKKLSLSRILVKANTLTFTGSGEVELMNARLNANVTADKIKIADAVVKSLNCKELTSEEGVCLVVSEYLNFEKAVINPEITIYGQPGAYLKFGEIDSAEYSQTAIPQIYLGTNGKQTAQLYIGGALKLGTYETEGETYSRNLIVRQFDTKEAQAAGVPVSKDCFDPTYRYAWDETEDNDWFYFTKIYKNEEINLVTVNASLDEEYSTNRLLAQFRFDVNGEKKYGVVLPRYIHLDEFEGLTAGIDGNKHRLFYVDWWTNEEKIKAVEIPAYYEFSGQSLNSIASAQISTIKTQLYAGKALKPSVTVTLNGKKLKAGTDYTVSYANNTKTGSTASVIITGKGNYVGTAIQNFEIAAIPAKGKVYTSGNLKYKVTKSAYKNGTVSVYAPAEKTLTSASVPATVKINGYTFNVTAIGDKAFNGCTKLKKVTIGSKVTTIGKQAFNGCKALTSITVNSKVLKTVGASALKGISAKAVIKVPAAKLSAYQKLFKGKGQKNSVKITK comes from the coding sequence ATGAAGAAAAAACAAGTCGCATTATTGTTGGCAGCACTTATGTGCATAACATCTGTGGCAGAAAGCGCAGCTGTTATGGGTGCAGAATTTTCTTCGGGGGAAGAAACTGTAGAGATGCAGGGCACGGAGGAAGAAGCCGAAGCAGAGGATACGGCAGAAATCTGGACATCCGGGGAAGAAGTATCAGATTTTGGTACGGACGAAGCGCCGGAAGTGGACGGATTTACATCAGAAGAATCAGAGGCATCGACAGACGCAGCAGGTGCTAAACAGGTAAAAGGATCTTTTGAAGTGGCATACATAACAGAGGAACAGTACAATAATGCCCTGCAGAATGAAGAACGTCCGGAAGTGGACATGAAAACAGTAGAAGACACTACTTTTTCAAGTGCGTTAAACAGTATCGAAGGAGAAAATACAGGATACTGTTTTGTAAGCGTCCAGGATCTGGAAGATGCAGCAGACTTTGTGGCTCCTGAAGGGATGACAGTACTGGTGGAGAATGCAAGAGCCAGAAGTATTACACCGAACGGAAACATCGCATTCTGGGGTATGATAGATCCGCCAGAGACGATTGAAATCAAAGAAGGAAAAGGAACGACAGCTTTCTTCTGTCAGGATATGAGAAGCGTATTAAAAGGAACTGGTTCCGATGATAAAGTGATCTTTTGTGGGCAGAATAATGCGATAGGTGGTATTTCCGGAGTAGAAAATATATATCTGAGAAATAACAGCCATGATCTGCAGGTATTTGGTTCCAGTGAATTTTTTAATATTTACAATGAAACGGATAATATCAAAAACAATCCACAGGAAGAAAATGCTTTTTTTATACACATTGTAAACAGTAAGACTGCTCCGGTATTCCATAAAACATTTGACTGGGGTACTGGCGAGTTTGAAAATGAAAATGGAGAGAAGTGGAGCAGTCCTTACGGAATTGGAATTATATATAATACATCAGATGAGAAAAGTGAATGGGAAGATATTCCTGTTCCGGCTGGTACACAGGCAGTGAAGTATGATATGTCTGACGAAGATATTGTGGAAATGCTTTCCAGAATTTGGGTCTATTCAGAAGATGGTACGACTCAGGATATGAATGGAAAAATCTGGAATCCGGATAAAGATAATGCGGTTGATCTTCAGGAATTCCGGGATTGTGAAGGAATGTCAGCAAAGGAGATTTTCGAGGCACACGGAAGGGCAGAATTCCCTGATGGAGGATGTGTGTGGATTAATGTCGCACCGACAGCACAGGCGGAAAGATATATAAATGCATATCAGAAGAAGAACAATGCCAGTGGCTATTATCTGATGAATATGAAAGCTAACACCAAGATCAGTGGAACGCTTACTGTTCCAAGTGCTGCGAAAGCACTGAAGATAGAGGGACAGAATAATTATGACGAAAGCACAGATACAGATAATTTTGTTCCGGTTTCAATTTCTTCTGTAAATGTTCCGGCAGGCAAGAAACTGTCACTGTCCAGGATTCTTGTAAAGGCGAATACTTTAACCTTTACAGGCTCTGGAGAAGTGGAACTTATGAATGCCAGATTAAATGCAAATGTAACAGCAGATAAAATTAAGATTGCGGATGCTGTAGTGAAGAGCCTGAACTGTAAAGAACTGACATCAGAAGAGGGTGTATGTCTGGTTGTATCTGAATATCTGAATTTTGAGAAAGCAGTGATTAATCCGGAAATAACCATTTATGGACAGCCGGGAGCTTATCTGAAATTTGGTGAAATTGACAGTGCAGAATACTCTCAGACAGCAATTCCGCAGATTTATCTTGGAACAAACGGAAAACAGACAGCGCAGCTGTATATAGGTGGAGCATTGAAACTTGGTACATATGAAACGGAAGGTGAGACATATTCAAGAAATCTGATCGTTCGACAGTTTGATACAAAAGAAGCGCAGGCAGCAGGCGTTCCTGTATCGAAAGACTGTTTTGATCCAACATATAGGTATGCATGGGATGAGACAGAGGATAATGACTGGTTTTACTTTACAAAAATATACAAGAATGAAGAAATAAATCTTGTTACGGTCAATGCTAGTCTGGATGAAGAATATTCTACAAACAGACTTCTGGCGCAGTTTAGATTTGATGTAAATGGTGAGAAAAAATATGGAGTAGTACTTCCTCGATACATTCATCTAGATGAATTCGAAGGTTTAACAGCCGGAATTGATGGAAATAAACATCGTTTATTTTATGTAGACTGGTGGACAAATGAAGAGAAAATAAAAGCTGTTGAGATTCCTGCATACTATGAGTTCTCAGGTCAATCTCTGAACAGCATCGCATCTGCACAAATTTCTACAATCAAGACTCAACTTTATGCAGGTAAGGCGCTTAAACCGTCAGTAACAGTAACCTTAAACGGCAAGAAACTGAAAGCCGGAACAGACTACACCGTTTCCTATGCAAATAACACAAAAACCGGCTCCACAGCATCTGTGATCATTACAGGTAAAGGCAATTATGTTGGCACAGCGATCCAGAATTTCGAAATTGCGGCGATTCCGGCAAAAGGAAAGGTATACACATCCGGAAACCTGAAATACAAGGTAACTAAATCCGCATACAAGAATGGAACAGTAAGCGTTTATGCTCCGGCAGAGAAAACTCTTACAAGTGCATCTGTTCCTGCAACAGTAAAAATTAATGGTTATACATTTAATGTAACAGCAATTGGTGATAAAGCATTTAATGGCTGCACAAAACTGAAAAAAGTCACGATAGGATCCAAAGTAACCACAATTGGAAAACAGGCGTTTAACGGATGTAAAGCGCTGACTTCCATTACAGTTAATTCTAAAGTGCTCAAAACAGTAGGAGCATCTGCATTAAAGGGAATTTCTGCTAAGGCAGTAATCAAAGTTCCGGCAGCAAAATTAAGTGCATACCAGAAGCTTTTCAAGGGCAAAGGACAGAAAAATTCTGTAAAGATTACAAAATAA
- a CDS encoding methionine ABC transporter ATP-binding protein translates to MSGIVIEKVRKSFDTKDGVVEALKDVNLNIDSGDIYGIIGMSGAGKSTLVRCMNFLEVPTEGQVLIDGKALGDLTEKELRKQREEIGMIFQHFNLLMQKSVIDNVCFPLYIKGKKKAEARKRAAELLEIVGLGDRQNAYPAQLSGGQKQRVAIARALASDPKILLCDEATSALDPQTTSSILELLKKINRQFGITIVIITHQMSVVREICTHVAIMYEGEVVEKGLVADIFANPQSEVAKELIRKDTGSDIDADSRLDAGREKGQAEIKSGEKIRIVFSENSAFEPVIANLILTFGEPVNILKADTKNVGGVAKGEMILEFMEGSTRTEMMKQYLKEKGLAIGEVTEYVGS, encoded by the coding sequence ATGTCTGGGATTGTGATTGAGAAGGTCCGGAAGTCTTTTGACACGAAAGATGGCGTGGTCGAGGCTTTGAAGGATGTGAACCTGAATATCGATTCCGGTGATATATATGGGATTATCGGTATGTCGGGGGCAGGTAAGAGTACATTGGTACGATGTATGAATTTTCTGGAGGTTCCTACAGAGGGACAGGTTCTGATAGATGGGAAGGCTCTTGGAGATTTGACAGAGAAGGAATTGAGAAAACAGAGGGAAGAGATTGGTATGATCTTCCAGCATTTCAATCTGCTGATGCAGAAGTCAGTGATCGATAATGTCTGTTTTCCCCTTTATATAAAAGGAAAGAAGAAGGCAGAGGCCAGAAAGAGGGCAGCAGAGCTTTTGGAGATCGTTGGTCTGGGGGACAGACAGAATGCTTATCCTGCACAGCTTTCCGGTGGTCAGAAGCAGAGGGTTGCCATTGCAAGAGCACTTGCATCGGATCCGAAAATCTTACTTTGTGATGAGGCTACCAGTGCACTGGATCCGCAGACTACTTCTTCCATTCTGGAATTGCTGAAAAAGATTAACAGACAGTTTGGAATCACCATAGTGATCATTACTCATCAGATGTCGGTTGTGCGTGAAATCTGTACACATGTGGCGATCATGTATGAGGGTGAAGTGGTTGAGAAGGGACTGGTTGCAGATATTTTTGCAAATCCTCAGTCAGAGGTTGCCAAAGAACTGATCCGAAAGGATACAGGCTCTGATATCGACGCAGACAGCAGACTGGATGCAGGCAGGGAAAAAGGACAGGCAGAGATCAAAAGCGGTGAGAAAATACGAATTGTATTTTCAGAGAATTCAGCTTTTGAGCCTGTGATCGCAAATCTGATCCTTACCTTCGGAGAACCGGTAAATATCCTGAAGGCAGATACCAAGAATGTAGGTGGTGTAGCCAAGGGAGAGATGATACTGGAGTTCATGGAAGGCAGCACCAGGACAGAAATGATGAAGCAGTATCTGAAAGAAAAAGGTTTAGCAATCGGGGAGGTGACAGAATATGTGGGATCATGA
- a CDS encoding MetQ/NlpA family ABC transporter substrate-binding protein: MKKLVAAVLTGVLVAGTLSTGVYAKDDDKTITVAASATPHAEILEEAKPILEKEGYDLEVTVFDDYVRPNEVVESGEFDANYFQHIPYLDQFNEEKGTHLVNAGGIHYEPFGIYPGTKDSLDDLEDGDSIAVPNDTTNEARALLLLQDNGIITLKDGAGLNATVKDIEENPHNVEIVELEAAQVARVTGETAYVVLNGNYALEAGFSVGKDALAYEKSDSEAAKTYVNVIAVKEGNEDSEKIQALVDVLKSDEIKDFINEKYDGAVIPFEESSDAEEADTEDVDDADSKDAENADTADTAEENADTADTAEDAE, encoded by the coding sequence ATGAAAAAATTAGTGGCAGCAGTTTTAACAGGAGTATTAGTAGCAGGAACTTTAAGCACAGGAGTTTACGCAAAGGATGATGACAAGACAATCACAGTTGCAGCGTCTGCAACACCCCACGCAGAAATCCTTGAAGAAGCAAAGCCAATTCTTGAGAAAGAAGGATATGACCTTGAAGTTACCGTATTTGATGACTATGTAAGACCAAACGAGGTAGTTGAGAGCGGAGAATTCGATGCGAACTACTTCCAGCATATCCCATATCTGGATCAGTTTAATGAAGAGAAAGGTACACACCTTGTAAATGCAGGTGGTATTCATTATGAGCCATTCGGAATTTATCCGGGAACAAAAGACAGCCTGGATGACCTGGAAGATGGAGATTCTATCGCAGTACCAAATGATACAACAAATGAAGCAAGAGCACTTCTTCTTCTCCAGGACAACGGAATCATCACACTGAAAGATGGCGCCGGATTAAATGCAACAGTTAAGGATATCGAAGAGAATCCTCATAATGTAGAAATCGTAGAACTGGAAGCTGCACAGGTTGCACGTGTAACAGGCGAGACAGCTTACGTAGTATTAAACGGAAACTATGCTCTGGAAGCAGGCTTCTCAGTTGGAAAAGATGCACTTGCATATGAGAAATCTGATTCTGAAGCAGCAAAGACATATGTAAACGTAATCGCAGTAAAAGAAGGCAATGAAGACAGCGAAAAGATTCAGGCACTTGTAGATGTACTGAAATCTGATGAGATTAAAGATTTTATCAATGAGAAATATGATGGTGCAGTAATTCCTTTTGAAGAAAGCTCAGATGCAGAAGAAGCAGATACAGAAGATGTAGATGATGCAGACAGCAAAGATGCAGAAAATGCAGATACAGCTGACACAGCAGAAGAAAATGCAGATACAGCTGACACAGCAGAAGACGCTGAATAA